From the Manis pentadactyla isolate mManPen7 chromosome 15, mManPen7.hap1, whole genome shotgun sequence genome, the window GTAAGTCTTTCCAGGCTAAAGTCTCCAAATCACACAAGACAGAGAGTCAGCTGGAGAAGCCCCCAACTTCATGCCCGTTGAGCCCTATACTGGACACCCCCAGTAGGAGGACAAGACAGCAACAGTCCGGTGGGTGGCCCTGTCCACAAGGGAGCTGCGCACCGGATCTGAGGTCAGAGCCTGCCTCGGGGTTTGCTGTCCACGCTCTCCTCTTGACCGAGAGGGAGCGATCCACTGCAGCTTGTCCTCCTCAGGGGGGCTTCTGAGCACGGCGTCACACACACGAGGATGAAGCCTCCCCTCAAAATATTGTAAAGACATTCTGGTGGAGTCTCGAGACAGGCAGACTGGATGGCTGTTGGCCGGCTGGAGAAGGGGCATTCTGGCATTTGGAGCTGAGGACTGAAGGCAAAAGAAAAGAACGGAATGAAAAAGCTGTTGTTTGCAATCACATGACTGAATCCAGAGGACACGAGGCCAAAGAAAATAGGCCAGACACGCAAAGACAAATAATACTGGTTTCACTTACACGAGGGTGAAACTGTTCTATATTTTGATTAAGGTGTTGGTCACAGGACTATatgcatttatcaaaactcatATAACTGGACACCAAAGGAgtaaattttattgtatataaataagaaagtaaatGGAGAATGTTTGACAACATCcagaaataagaacaaaagaaaatagattGGGGACGGAGATTTTTTTCATGGGATGTGAGGCAGAATATAAATTGACATACGTTTCATTTTCACAAACTGTTTAAACCCTTTAAAACAGAAGAACAATGGGCacattttgagttttaaaatatattaaaatatctgagattttaatatttaatgtctGCTTTATAACAGACTAAAGGAGTGTGCTTAGgtaagaaatagaacatttctgTTTAAAAGCAGCGTTCTGTTGAAACGCGACAAATCTCTTCCATTCTGATGAAGCCAGTTACCTTATCCAAACCTACACACATGGTACACAGGAAAACCAAGGTCAACCTCAGTTTTTTGGTGATTCTAAGGTTTTTGCTTTGTACCCTGCCCTATGCCTTCCCTGCACATAATGTCCACATTTCAAAAAGTGGACCCAGAAATGAGTTTCAGGTGAGGCAGACCATTGTCCGCAGACCTGGTTGGGCCCCGGATATGACCGGCTGTGCGGTGAGAAGCATGTCCTTTCCTGGTGCCCCACGGTCAGAGGTGGAGGGGAGAGCTGCGACTCGTGAAAAGCCCCATGGTCACAGGTGCTAGTTTCAGCCCCCACATCCTGTGCCTCCTGGTCGCTGTGTGCCGCCGGCTGCTCCACGTCAGCTGGGCAGGACCTGCGCCAGGATCTGTGCCGTGCCTTCTGCTCTGGCTGCCCTGCTCTGCCTCGGTGAGGTCTCGCGTGGAAGGGAGACGGAACCCAGGGGTCTGGGTGGGCGAGACAGCGAAGCTCACTAGCCTGTCTTCCAGGGCTGTATCTGAGCCAGAGGATCAGCAGGCAGACACGTGAGCCCCTCCCTCGAAGCCCCAGAGTCACTCCTGGGGGTTCAGGTTCAAGATCCTCCCGGGAGCAACAGCTGGGGGCCAGGCCAGGGCTCCGGCTTCTGGGATCCGGTTAGGGCGTGGGGCCAGTTGCTGGGCAGAGGTGGGCGGGGGGGACTTTGTCTGCAACCCCAGGCTCTGATTCCCTTCCAGAGACTCTCTGGAAACCCGTCATCTGGGCCCAACCCAATTTCATGGTTCTGAAGGGAAGGCCAGTGACCATCTGGTGCCAGGGCGCTCGCGGCGCCGTTGAGTACCAGTTGTATTTCGAGGGATGCCTTGTGGCCTTGGAGAGACAGAAACCACCTGGAGTGATGATCAAAGTGAAGTTCTCCCTCTCGGCCATGACCTCCCTCACTGCGGGGCAGTACAGCTGCTCGTACCGAAGTGGGGAGCTGTGGGCCGAGTCTAGTGACCCCCTGGATCTGGTGGTAACAGGTAAACGCCCCGTTCTGCAGCCGTAGAGTCATCTCAGCCTGAATCCAGGGCAGCGTCACTGCTTGCTAGGCCCCTCCGGGCCCCTCCAAGCCCCACGCAGAGACTGAGTAACCCGTGATGACCTGTGGGGTCTCCTACTGACTGCTGTCTGTGTCCTAGGGGCCTAGTGACTTAGGGCAGGTTCTCCTGGTAAGAGGTCGAAGTGGATGTTTCTGTGCAGGGGGCTCCTGGGGCATGTCCTCAAAGACAGCCCCTGAGGAGGGCGAGGGCAGCGGGCCGGGCAGAGGGCGCAGGCGGACTGCGGTGCTGTGTCCCAGAGACCCCAGCCCAGCACGTGTGGAGCTCCAGGCCTGGGACGGCCCTTCAGGGGAGTCTCAAAATGAGGCTGGGGGCTCTGGGCCTTCCAACTTCAACCAGTGATTAGATGAGAACCCCTCCTACAGAGCCATTTGCTAAAGGACGGACACTGTGGGATTCCACTTTGATGGCGTCCCTGGAATAGTCAGCTGCGTAGGGACAGAAGGTAGAATAGCGCTGGCCAGGGGCTGGGACAGGGCGGGCACTGGTTAATGGGACAGGGTTTCGGTTTTGCAAGACAAGAAGAAGGCTtacaggtggtggtggtggtggctgagCATCGGTGTGAATGTGCTAGACACCTCTCGGtggtgcacttaaaaatggttaaggtggCACATTTCGTGTTACCTGTATTCTACAGCAATTGAAAAcagtaacaatttttaaaaacgcAGGTGGCTGCTGCACCCCGATGTTGGATGCAGTGGGTCTGGGGTGGAGTCTGGGAATCCTCGTTCCTAACACGCTCCCAGGCAACACTGACAATGCTGCCCCAGGAACCCGACTCTAAGGACCACTGACGGGGAGCAGTTCACCCCAAACACCCCTGGCCTGGAAGCTCCTCGGTCTTGACGGGGGAGAGCACGGAGCATGTGTCCATGACCATGGCAGCCAGGAAAGAGAAGAGACCGGGATTCTGGGGAGCGACATCGGGTCTCGTGGACGAGGGGATGGGAGATATTGCAGAAGGACACAGACGCCCCTTACCCACCGGCCACCTTCCCCCACAGAAATGTATGACACCCCCACGCTCTCAGTCCATCCTGGGCCGCAGGTGGTCTCAGGAGAGAGTGTGACCTTCTACTGCCATCTAGAGACTGCGACCAGCACCTCCTTCCTGCTCAAGGAGGGCCGACCCGGCCACCACAGCGCAGACACAGGAGTGGCCAGGTGGCATTCTTCCTGGGCCTCGTGAGCACGGCCCACAGAGGGACGTACAGATGCTTCGGTTCCTACAACAGCCACGCCTAGTCTTTCCCCAGTGAGCCTGTGAGGCTCCtggtcacaggtgaggaaaccccCCGTGCTCTCCGTGTCCTTCTGGGACCCCCAGCAGCGCCGAGGACGGCAGCGGAGGGGCAGGTGCAAGAGGAGGACAGGAGGGGACATCCCGCCGCCCGcatcctcccctcccctgggGACAGGAGCAGCAGGCGGTCCACAGGACATGCCACAGGGCCGCGCGGGGGAGGAAGCCCAGAGAAAGCCCAAACCCTTGCTCTCCCTTGTCCCCATTGCCAGGAGATGCTGGGGACAGCAGCCTTGCGCCCACAGAGCTCACCTCTTCTGGTGAGTGACAGTGACTTCTAGCCTGGGGGGAGGAACCGAACCCCCAGGGGCCCTGCGAACGTGCTGTCCCCTCGGGATACCCACTGAGCGCACAGCATGGGCCGCAAGCTGCGGCTCTGTCGGCCCGGCAGACAAGCAGCCCTGCCTCTGGGGCCCGTGTGGCCCAGCAGAAGGCAGACCGTGAGTCCAGGTCAGGATAACGGAACCGATTGCATAGCACGCGAAGAGGCGATGATATGGGAAAAAGGCAGAACAGGGATAAGGTGactgggagggcagggggcaaGGGTCGTCTGAACTGGCTTCACAGAGAAGGGGGCATCAGAGCAAATATCTGACGGAGTTGAGGGCGTCAGTCCCGTGGCCAGCTGGAGAAAGGAGTTTCCAGAAAGAGGGACTGGTCAGTGCCTATGCCCTAAGGCGGAGGGATGGCCAGCCTCATGAAAGAACAGCAAAGTGGGTCTGGAAATGACGTCAGGGAGGTGATGGTGGGCACCGGCCAGCTCGTTTAGGGCCTGTAGCCGCCCGATGGAGCCCCCAGGACCTGGGATGTGGGGTGGGGACCTCGAAAAGCTGTaggatgtggggggtggggggctgtagCCCAGGGAAGGGGAGGCTGGGATGGAAGAGGCCGACGCCAGCTTTCTTCCTCACGTCTTCACGCTCCTCACCATCTGCAGACTTGGGGGACCCGCCCTCGTTAACCACGGAGGCAGGATTCCAGCAAGGAGAGTGGGTGGCCGGCCTCCCAGGGAGGAGCTGGGCAGGAGCGGGTCAGAGGGCAGCAAGGGCACGGTGAGTGAGGCGCCCTGCCACTCACCCTGTCGTGGGTCCCTGCCAGCACGCACTCTGCTCTTCTGACCCCAGACCTTGCCCTCTGGAATCACACGGCCCAGAATCTCCTGCGGATTGGCCTGGCTTTCCTGGTCCTGATGGCTCTCGGGGGCCTCCTGGCTGAAGACTGGCTTTGCAGGAAGAGGGCTAGAGAGGAAGCCAACACCGCTTCCAGCCGGGAAGGCAGGAGAAGGTTCAGAACACGAAGACTCCTGAACGAATGACGGGAGACGTGGTGGCCCCGAGTAGAGCTGAGAGCTGATGGTGACCTTGGGTGGTGACCTTGGGCTGTGTGAGCTCTGTACTGAGCCCTCGGAGGAGGGAGCCACTGCTGGACACTGGGACAGATGCGTGGGGGCTGGCGAAGCATGCTGGAGCGGGCAGGAGAGAGGGTGCTAAATTTCTTCTGCAGACAGATCCCATCATCTCTGCTAGAGTCTGTGTGTTTTTGTGCCTTCTTACTGCAAACCAAAGTTTCAACCCCTCTGGTCTCCCCTGAAATCACCTCCTTCATTAACATCGTGGCCACGGGAATATTGCCTTCCTACTGGGGTCCTTATTCCTAtgtattctgtcttttctctgcaACATGTCATTCAAAATGTTTAGCAACCCTTACAGAATAGGCTCTTAGCACATGGAACAGGAGCCAGAGAGGCAACCTCCAGGTCATGGAGATGCAGGCTGCAGACAAGAAAACTGATGCACAGCTACGGCAGCCTGTCCCCGCCGGATCTCAGCCACGAGCCGACCCCCTACCCTATGCCACCCCAAGATTCTGTCTGCTTCGCTTCTTCATCCACACCTTGCCTCGTTCTTCGTGTCTCCAAGTACATATCATCTCCTCCAAAAAAGTTTCCAGTTTGACTTACGAGTCCACGTTCATACCCCTGGAGCGCCTGCCATTTCTCTCTAGCAGGTACTTGAACTCCAGCACGGCATTCGTGTCCGTTTTCCTGTCTCTGCCAGGCGCTCACGTGCATTAAATCACGGCGGATCTGATGGCCGTGTCCCAGCTCCCGCGGCTGAGAGAGCTCTCAGGAAAGGTACGTTGACTCAGCGGGTATATAAACAGGGCCAGAGCACAGCTTAGGACTCGAGGCTCCCGACGATGGTCCTTGCAATGCCGTCGGGCACCGTGAGCTCTGTGCTCCTGAGAATTCCTACGTGATCGGCCCTTGAATATACCCATTACATGGGCCCCTCCCACCCGCCCCAGTGTTCCGACCCCTCACCCAGGTCAAATCCATTCTCTAAATCTGAGTTTTCTGTTAAATATCAGAGAACATGCATTCCAGCCTCAAAGGGATAACATGGATATTTGATGATATAAAGAACACCGAGTAAGCAGCACAGGGCTCTGACAGAAGCTGCTCCCTGCCTCCTAGCATGTGCAATTCGCCTGGAATTCCTACCATCTGTAGTGTAAAGCTGTACATCAGTTTTCTTGTCTACAGGGGATTCCTTGTCCTATAGGGGACTGAAAATCCCACCAATTATTACCTCATTACCAGTGGCCCCAGTcctgaattttcttccttctgttcttcCTCCAGGTGTTCTGAGATTCAGGAATTTCAAAGTTTATATCAAATTACAGTTCCCATCCCAATATAAGATGGACTTGCGTGGAGCGTCGTGGCATTCCAGGTTTTCCATATCCTAACTTCCTGCAAGAGATCTAGAGTCTCACGGGCAAAGTGTGTAAGGTAGAGGGGCCTTGGTGTCCAGATACAGAAGCAGGGGCCTGGCCTGGGCAAAGGGGCCCCCTCAGAGGATGGGAGGCGCCTCTGCCTCTGGGGTCCTTCTCTCCTCCTCACCAAGGTCAGTCTTGCAGAACTGGTCCACAGGACGAGGCCAAATGGACAGGCGCCGCGTTCCTCTTTTTGAAATACTGAACACGGCTTATATTCCAGACAGCAAGATGAAGCATGGGGAGCGGAGacgtgggggagggagggagggagttggTCAGGTTGGTAGTGATGTTGTGGATGAACCATGAGAGGTGCAGAGGGCACATCTGGGGCAGAGTCAGGGACACAAACAAGGGGTCCATCTTCCCAAAATGAGAAGCATTTTCCATTTTGTAACTGACATAcagcactgtgtaagtttaagatgtacaccTGCTGATGGGACGCGCTGGCACACCGCAGCACCGCTGCCGCCTTGGCACGAGCCCACCAGCACCGCCATCCTGTGAGATGATTAGCGTTCCTTTTCTTGGGGCGGGAACAGTTAAGATCTCGCCCCTCAGCAGTCATGCAGCATTGTTGTTCATAACACAGTGCTGT encodes:
- the LOC130681109 gene encoding LOW QUALITY PROTEIN: natural cytotoxicity triggering receptor 1-like (The sequence of the model RefSeq protein was modified relative to this genomic sequence to represent the inferred CDS: inserted 1 base in 1 codon; substituted 1 base at 1 genomic stop codon), with the translated sequence MTGCALGRTCARICAVPSALAALLCLGLYLSQRISRQTQTLWKPVIWAQPNFMVLKGRPVTIWCQGARGAVEYQLYFEGCLVALERQKPPGVMIKVKFSLSAMTSLTAGQYSCSYRSGELWAESSDPLDLVVTEMYDTPTLSVHPGPQVVSGESVTFYCHLETATSTSFLLKEGRPGHXQRRHRSGQVAFFLGLVSTAHRGTYRCFGSYNSHAXSFPSEPVRLLVTGDAGDSSLAPTELTSSDLALWNHTAQNLLRIGLAFLVLMALGGLLAEDWLCRKRAREEANTASSREGRRRFRTRRLLNE